From the genome of Brachyhypopomus gauderio isolate BG-103 chromosome 20, BGAUD_0.2, whole genome shotgun sequence, one region includes:
- the LOC143484329 gene encoding cystathionine beta-synthase-like, producing MPSVRGNSEKDQLADSVDGAVQLNMEKEAIERKWIRPDLPSRCTWSLGVPPTDSPHSHSFQPSIPSILPNILGQIGHTPLVRINKITKIFGLKCELLVKCEFFNAGGSVKDRISLRMVEDAERAGVLKPGDTIIEPTSGNTGIGLALAAAVKGYRCIIVMPEKMSMEKVDVLRALGAEIVRTPTSARFDSPESHVGVAWRLKNEIPNSHILDQYRNPSNPLAHYDTTAEEILEQCDGKVDMLVAGAGTGGTISGIARKMKEKCPNVQIVGVDPEGSILAEPEELNRTEKTQYEVEGIGYDFIPTVLDRSVVDRWYKASDDEAFAMGRMLIREEGLLCGGSSGTAMAAAVKVAKELKEGQRCVVILPDSIRNYMSKFLNDKWMFQKGFLTEEDFMVRKPWWWNLRLQSLNLSAPLTVLPTVTCQKTIKVLKEKGFDQAPVVDEAGLILGMVTLGNMLASVLAGKVMPSDPVSKVLYKQFKQIHLTDNLGKLSRILETDHFALVVHEQIQYLTDGSISLKQMVFGVVTAIDLLNFVTARERRERSVSECTDEL from the exons ATGCCGTCAGTACGGGGAAACTCTGAGAAAGACCAACTGGCCGACAGTGTGGACGGAGCAGTCCAACTGAACATGGAGAAAGAGGCGATTGAGAGGAAATGGATCCGTCCTGACCTCCCCAGCAGATGCACCTGGAGCCTGGGGGTCCCACCCACTGATTCCCCCCACTCACATTCTTTCCA GCCGAGTATTCCGAGCATCCTGCCCAACATCCTGGGACAGATCGGACACACCCCACTGGTCCGCATCAACAAGATCACCAAGATCTTCGGCCTCAAGTGTGAGCTGC tggTGAAGTGTGAGTTCTTTAATGCCGGTGGCAGTGTGAAAGACAGAATCAGTCTGCGGATGGTGGAGGATGCAGAACGAGCAGGTGTCCTCAAACCTGGAGACACAATCATAGAGCCCACGTCTGGAAACACTG GCATTGGCCTTGCTCTCGCTGCTGCTGTGAAGGGTTACCGCTGCATCATTGTCATGCCTGAGAAGATGAGCATGGAGAAG GTGGACGTGTTGAGAGCTCTGGGTGCTGAGATTGTCCGGACTCCCACCAGTGCTCGTTTTGATTCACCTGAGTCCCATGTGGGCGTGGCCTGGCGCCTGAAGAATGAGATTCCCAACTCGCACATCCTGGACCAGTACCGTAATCCCAGCAACCCACTGGCTCACTACGACACCACTGCAGAGGAGATACTGGAACAATGTGATG GGAAAGTGGACATGCTGGTAGCAGGAGCTGGGACAGGTGGCACCATCTCTGGCATCGCCCGCAAGATGAAGGAGAAATGCCCCAATGTTCAG ATCGTCGGCGTGGACCCTGAAGGTTCCATCCTGGCCGAGCCTGAGGAGCTCAACCGTACGGAGAAGACGCAGTACGAGGTGGAGGGCATAGGCTATGACTTCATCCCCACTGTACTCGACAGATCG GTGGTGGACCGTTGGTACAAGGCCAGTGATGACGAGGCTTTTGCCATGGGCCGCATGCTCATCAGAGAGGAAGGGCTGCTGTGTG GTGGCAGCTCGGGCACAGCTATGGCGGCAGCGGTGAAGGTGGCCAAAGAGTTAAAGGAGGGTCAGCGCTGTGTGGTCATCCTCCCGGACTCCATCCGCAACTACAT GTCCAAGTTCTTGAATGACAAGTGGATGTTCCAAAAAGGTTTTCTCACAGAAGAAGACTTCATGGTTAGAAAGCCCTG gtggtgGAATCTTAGGTTACAGAGTTTGaacctctctgctcctctcacCGTGTTGCCTACAGTCACCTGTCAAAAAACGATTAAAGTCCTGAAGGAGAAGGGCTTCGACCAGGCCCCAGTGGTTGATGAGGCCGg GTTGATTCTTGGTATGGTAACATTGGGGAACATGCTAGCCTCAGTGCTTGCTGGAAAGGTCATGCCCTCTGACCCTGTGAGCAAAGTGCTCTACAAGCAGTTCAAGCAG attcatttgactGACAACCTGGGGAAGCTCTCCCGGATCCTGGAGACGGATCACTTTGCCCTGGTGGTGCACGAGCAGATTCAGT ATTTGACGGACGGGTCCATCAGCCTGAAGCAGATGGTGTTTGGAGTCGTAACAGCTATTGATCTACTCAACTTTGTTACTGCCCGTGAGAGACGAGAGAGATCGGTGTCTGAATGCACAGATGAGCTTTAA
- the LOC143484047 gene encoding splicing factor U2AF 35 kDa subunit-like isoform X3 produces MAEYLASIFGTEKDKVNCSFYFKIGACRHGDRCSRLHNKPTFSQTIALLNIYRNPQNSAQSADALHCAVSDVEMQEHYDEFFEEVFTEMEEKYGEVEEMNVCDNLGDHLVGNVYVKFCREEDAEKAVMDLNNRWFNSQPIHAELSPVTDFREACCRQYEMGECTRGGFCNFMHLKPISRELRRELYGRRRKRHRSHSRSRDRRSRSRDRDRRDRERRRSRDRERSGRF; encoded by the exons ATGGCGGAATATCTAGCGTCCATATTTGGTACAGAGAAAGACAA GGTAAATTGCTCCTTTTACTTTAAAATTGGAGCATGCCGGCATGGGGATCGGTGCTCTAGACTACACAATAAGCCCACTTTCAGCCAG ACCATTGCCCTCTTGAACATATACCGTAACCCTCAAAACTCTGCCCAGTCTGCTGATGCTTTACACT GTGCTGTCAGCGATGTGGAGATGCAGGAGCATTACGATGAGTTTTTCGAG GAAGTTTtcacagagatggaggagaagtaCGGAGAGGTAGAGGAGATGAATGTGTGTGATAATCTAGGAGATCACCTGGTGGGAAATGTTTATGTGAAG TTCTGCCGTGAGGAGGACGCGGAGAAAGCAGTGATGGACCTGAACAACCGCTGGTTCAACAGTCAGCCCATCCATGCTGAGTTGTCCCCTGTGACTGACTTCAGAGAGGCCTGCTGCAGGCAGTATGAGATGGG GGAGTGCACTAGAGGCGGCTTCTGTAACTTCATGCACCTAAAGCCCATTTCTCGAGAGCTGAGGAGGGAACTGTATGGACGGCGAAGGAAAAG GCACCGATCCCATTCGAGGTCTCGTGACCGGCGCTCTCGCTCACGTGACCGTGACCGTCGAGATCGTGAAAGGAGGAGATCAAGAGACCGTGAGCGTTCTGGAAGGTTCTGA
- the LOC143484047 gene encoding splicing factor U2AF 35 kDa subunit-like isoform X1 yields MCAYSRTPEMYPFFPTHFSLTFNVRQLFIFFMFFPFFLFPGAVSDVEMQEHYDEFFEEVFTEMEEKYGEVEEMNVCDNLGDHLVGNVYVKFCREEDAEKAVMDLNNRWFNSQPIHAELSPVTDFREACCRQYEMGECTRGGFCNFMHLKPISRELRRELYGRRRKRHRSHSRSRDRRSRSRDRDRRDRERRRSRDRERSGRF; encoded by the exons ATGTGTGCTTACTCAAGAACACCAGAGATGTACCCTTTTTTCCCTACACATTTCAGTTTGACATTTAATGTAAGgcaattgtttatttttttcatgttttttcctttctttctgtTTCCAGGTGCTGTCAGCGATGTGGAGATGCAGGAGCATTACGATGAGTTTTTCGAG GAAGTTTtcacagagatggaggagaagtaCGGAGAGGTAGAGGAGATGAATGTGTGTGATAATCTAGGAGATCACCTGGTGGGAAATGTTTATGTGAAG TTCTGCCGTGAGGAGGACGCGGAGAAAGCAGTGATGGACCTGAACAACCGCTGGTTCAACAGTCAGCCCATCCATGCTGAGTTGTCCCCTGTGACTGACTTCAGAGAGGCCTGCTGCAGGCAGTATGAGATGGG GGAGTGCACTAGAGGCGGCTTCTGTAACTTCATGCACCTAAAGCCCATTTCTCGAGAGCTGAGGAGGGAACTGTATGGACGGCGAAGGAAAAG GCACCGATCCCATTCGAGGTCTCGTGACCGGCGCTCTCGCTCACGTGACCGTGACCGTCGAGATCGTGAAAGGAGGAGATCAAGAGACCGTGAGCGTTCTGGAAGGTTCTGA
- the LOC143484047 gene encoding splicing factor U2AF 35 kDa subunit-like isoform X4, with product MAEYLASIFGTEKDKVNCSFYFKIGACRHGDRCSRLHNKPTFSQTILIQNIYRNPQNSAQTADASRCAVSDVEMQEHYDEFFEEVFTEMEEKYGEVEEMNVCDNLGDHLVGNVYVKFCREEDAEKAVMDLNNRWFNSQPIHAELSPVTDFREACCRQYEMGECTRGGFCNFMHLKPISRELRRELYGRRRKRHRSHSRSRDRRSRSRDRDRRDRERRRSRDRERSGRF from the exons ATGGCGGAATATCTAGCGTCCATATTTGGTACAGAGAAAGACAA GGTAAATTGCTCCTTTTACTTTAAAATTGGAGCATGCCGGCATGGGGATCGGTGCTCTAGACTACACAATAAGCCCACTTTCAGCCAG ACCATCCTGATTCAAAACATCTACCGTAACCCACAGAACAGTGCTCAGACGGCTGACGCCTCCCGCT GTGCTGTCAGCGATGTGGAGATGCAGGAGCATTACGATGAGTTTTTCGAG GAAGTTTtcacagagatggaggagaagtaCGGAGAGGTAGAGGAGATGAATGTGTGTGATAATCTAGGAGATCACCTGGTGGGAAATGTTTATGTGAAG TTCTGCCGTGAGGAGGACGCGGAGAAAGCAGTGATGGACCTGAACAACCGCTGGTTCAACAGTCAGCCCATCCATGCTGAGTTGTCCCCTGTGACTGACTTCAGAGAGGCCTGCTGCAGGCAGTATGAGATGGG GGAGTGCACTAGAGGCGGCTTCTGTAACTTCATGCACCTAAAGCCCATTTCTCGAGAGCTGAGGAGGGAACTGTATGGACGGCGAAGGAAAAG GCACCGATCCCATTCGAGGTCTCGTGACCGGCGCTCTCGCTCACGTGACCGTGACCGTCGAGATCGTGAAAGGAGGAGATCAAGAGACCGTGAGCGTTCTGGAAGGTTCTGA
- the LOC143484047 gene encoding splicing factor U2AF 35 kDa subunit-like isoform X2 gives MQEHYDEFFEEVFTEMEEKYGEVEEMNVCDNLGDHLVGNVYVKFCREEDAEKAVMDLNNRWFNSQPIHAELSPVTDFREACCRQYEMGECTRGGFCNFMHLKPISRELRRELYGRRRKRHRSHSRSRDRRSRSRDRDRRDRERRRSRDRERSGRF, from the exons ATGCAGGAGCATTACGATGAGTTTTTCGAG GAAGTTTtcacagagatggaggagaagtaCGGAGAGGTAGAGGAGATGAATGTGTGTGATAATCTAGGAGATCACCTGGTGGGAAATGTTTATGTGAAG TTCTGCCGTGAGGAGGACGCGGAGAAAGCAGTGATGGACCTGAACAACCGCTGGTTCAACAGTCAGCCCATCCATGCTGAGTTGTCCCCTGTGACTGACTTCAGAGAGGCCTGCTGCAGGCAGTATGAGATGGG GGAGTGCACTAGAGGCGGCTTCTGTAACTTCATGCACCTAAAGCCCATTTCTCGAGAGCTGAGGAGGGAACTGTATGGACGGCGAAGGAAAAG GCACCGATCCCATTCGAGGTCTCGTGACCGGCGCTCTCGCTCACGTGACCGTGACCGTCGAGATCGTGAAAGGAGGAGATCAAGAGACCGTGAGCGTTCTGGAAGGTTCTGA
- the gemin8 gene encoding gem-associated protein 8: MASQWEMNAWYAHPVYARYWQHYQLAMSWHQRHRRAYSKAFRAAYGPTPYPVLPALVSSNADQYTGERVWRGHGKARRGGREEEEEDDSESEAENQESQSSEEDEIECDVSNMDISTELRQYFAQTERHREELKRQHQLEEERQEAYVPADQDLRRAPSRSALPPAERPGERRSAEMKRLYGEDAARIQGMETAMQLTFDRNCDRKQPKYWPVIPLSL; this comes from the exons ATG GCCAGCCAGTGGGAGATGAATGCATGGTACGCCCACCCAGTCTACGCCCGCTACTGGCAACATTACCAGCTGGCCATGAGCTGGCATCAGAGGCACAGGCGAGCATACAGCAAGGCCTTTCGAGCAGCTTATGGCCCCACACCGTACCCTGTGTTACCGGCGTTGGTATCCAGCAATGCAGACCAATATACtggggagagggtgtggagaGGCCATGGGAAGGCGAGGAGGGGGggcagggaggaagaggaggaggatgactCCGAGAGCGAGGCAGAGAACCAGGAGTCACAGAGCTCTGAGGAAGACGAGATCGAGTGTGACGTCAGTAACATGGACATCTCCACCGAGCTGCGGCAGTATTTTGCTCAGACGGAGCGACACAGGGAGGAactga AGAGGCAGCaccagctggaggaggagcggCAGGAGGCCTACGTGCCCGCCGACCAAGACCTGCGCCGGGCACCGTCTCGCAGCGCCCTGCCCCCCGCCGAGCGGCCGGGCGAGAGGAGGAGCGCCGAGATGAAGCGTCTGTACGGCGAGGACGCCGCCCGCATCCAGGGCATGGAGACGGCCATGCAGCTCACCTTCGACCGCAACTGCGACCGCAAGCAGCCCAAGTACTGGCCCGTCATCCCGTTAAGTCTGTAG